In the Gallaecimonas pentaromativorans genome, one interval contains:
- the iscX gene encoding Fe-S cluster assembly protein IscX encodes MGLKWTDTQAIGEALYDRDPQLDPKSVRFTDMHQWICELDDFDDDPQGSNERILEAIFMVWLDEFDG; translated from the coding sequence ATGGGCCTGAAGTGGACAGACACCCAAGCCATAGGGGAAGCGCTCTATGACCGTGACCCACAACTGGATCCGAAATCGGTGCGTTTTACCGACATGCACCAGTGGATCTGTGAACTGGACGACTTCGACGACGATCCGCAGGGTTCCAACGAGCGCATTCTCGAGGCCATTTTCATGGTCTGGCTGGACGAATTCGACGGTTAA
- the fdx gene encoding ISC system 2Fe-2S type ferredoxin encodes MPKIVFLPHAELCPEGLAVDAAKGESILDVALKHGIEIEHACEKSCACTTCHVIVREGFDSLEESDELEDDMLDKAWGLEPESRLSCQARVADDDLVVDIPKYTINLAREEH; translated from the coding sequence ATGCCCAAGATTGTATTTCTGCCCCACGCCGAACTGTGCCCTGAGGGCCTGGCGGTGGACGCGGCCAAGGGCGAGAGCATTCTCGATGTGGCCCTCAAGCACGGCATCGAGATTGAGCATGCCTGCGAGAAATCCTGTGCCTGCACCACCTGCCATGTGATAGTCCGTGAAGGCTTTGACTCTTTGGAAGAGTCCGACGAACTGGAAGACGACATGCTGGACAAGGCCTGGGGCCTGGAGCCCGAATCCCGCCTGTCTTGCCAGGCGAGGGTCGCCGATGACGACCTGGTGGTGGACATTCCCAAGTACACCATCAACCTGGCTCGCGAAGAACACTGA
- the hscA gene encoding Fe-S protein assembly chaperone HscA, giving the protein MALLQIAEPGQSAAPHEHRLAVGIDLGTTNSLVAAVRSGTAVTLKDENARAILPSAVHYGAERLVGVEAKAKAAADPENTLISVKRFMGRSLEDIQKRYPKLPYRFSATENGLPRIETAQGPKNPIEVSSHILAALKERGEAALGGDLMGAVITVPAYFDDAQRQATKDAAELTGLKVLRLLNEPTAAAVAYGLDSGQEGVIAVYDLGGGTFDISILRLSKGVFEVLATGGDTALGGDDFDHAIVDWLRSEWQLADKLGVVAERALLSAACDAKETLTDVPSTTLALTLEGLQYQAELSREQFDALIEPLVKRTLLACRRAVRDADVELGEVQQVVMVGGSTRVPRVRSAVGEFFGQQPLTSINPDEVVAIGAAIQADILVGNKPDSELLLLDVIPLSLGLETMGGLVEKIVPRNTTIPVARAQEFTTFKDGQSAMAIHVLQGEREMVKDCRSLARFVLTDIPPMAAGAAHIRVTFQVDADGLLSVTAMEKSTGHQTSIQVKPSYGLSDTEVADMIQDAMANAKEDMAARMLAEQQVEARRVNEALMAALAADGSRLLDADEQNAILAALDTLADVARGTDPDAIKNAIEAVDKASEQFAARRMDDSIRKALAGHNVDEV; this is encoded by the coding sequence ATGGCATTACTTCAGATCGCGGAACCCGGTCAAAGCGCCGCCCCTCACGAGCATCGCCTGGCGGTGGGCATTGATCTTGGTACCACCAATTCGCTGGTTGCGGCTGTACGCAGCGGCACCGCCGTTACCCTTAAAGACGAAAACGCCAGGGCCATTTTGCCTTCCGCCGTGCATTACGGTGCCGAGCGCCTGGTTGGGGTAGAGGCCAAAGCCAAGGCGGCGGCGGACCCTGAAAACACCCTTATTTCCGTCAAACGCTTTATGGGCCGCTCCCTTGAGGACATCCAAAAGCGCTATCCCAAACTGCCCTATCGTTTCAGCGCCACCGAAAACGGCCTGCCGCGCATCGAAACGGCCCAGGGCCCGAAGAACCCCATCGAGGTGTCTTCCCATATCCTTGCCGCGCTAAAAGAGCGTGGCGAAGCCGCCCTTGGTGGCGATCTGATGGGCGCCGTTATCACCGTGCCCGCCTACTTTGACGACGCCCAGCGCCAGGCCACCAAAGATGCCGCTGAGCTTACCGGTCTCAAGGTGCTGCGCCTTCTAAACGAACCAACCGCCGCTGCCGTGGCTTATGGCCTGGACTCTGGCCAGGAGGGGGTGATCGCCGTTTACGATTTGGGCGGCGGCACCTTTGATATCTCGATTTTGCGCCTCTCCAAAGGGGTGTTCGAAGTGCTGGCCACCGGCGGTGATACTGCCCTTGGCGGCGACGATTTCGACCACGCCATCGTCGATTGGCTGCGCAGCGAATGGCAACTGGCCGACAAGTTGGGGGTTGTGGCTGAGCGGGCACTGCTGTCTGCCGCTTGTGACGCCAAAGAGACCCTTACCGATGTGCCGAGCACCACCCTGGCGCTGACCCTTGAGGGGCTGCAATATCAGGCCGAGCTTAGCCGTGAGCAGTTCGATGCCCTGATTGAGCCCCTGGTTAAACGCACTTTACTGGCCTGCCGGCGCGCTGTGCGCGACGCCGACGTGGAACTTGGCGAGGTGCAGCAGGTGGTGATGGTTGGGGGCTCGACTCGGGTGCCGCGGGTACGCAGCGCCGTGGGCGAATTCTTCGGCCAGCAGCCGCTAACCAGCATCAACCCCGACGAAGTGGTGGCCATCGGTGCCGCCATTCAGGCCGATATCCTGGTCGGCAACAAGCCCGACAGCGAACTGCTGCTGCTGGACGTCATCCCCCTTTCTTTGGGGCTGGAAACCATGGGCGGCTTGGTGGAAAAAATCGTACCCCGTAACACCACCATTCCGGTGGCGCGGGCCCAGGAATTTACCACCTTCAAAGACGGTCAAAGCGCCATGGCCATCCATGTGCTGCAAGGGGAGCGGGAGATGGTGAAAGACTGCCGCTCTCTGGCTCGTTTCGTGCTGACCGACATTCCGCCCATGGCCGCTGGCGCTGCCCATATCCGGGTGACCTTCCAGGTGGATGCCGACGGCCTGCTGTCGGTCACCGCCATGGAAAAATCCACCGGCCATCAGACCAGCATCCAGGTCAAGCCGTCCTACGGCTTGTCTGACACCGAAGTGGCGGACATGATCCAAGACGCCATGGCCAATGCCAAAGAAGATATGGCGGCGCGGATGCTGGCCGAGCAGCAAGTGGAAGCGCGCCGGGTCAATGAAGCACTGATGGCCGCCCTGGCCGCCGACGGTAGCCGCCTGCTGGACGCCGATGAGCAAAATGCTATTTTGGCGGCGCTCGATACCCTGGCCGATGTGGCCCGGGGCACCGACCCCGACGCCATCAAGAACGCCATTGAAGCGGTGGACAAGGCCAGCGAGCAGTTCGCTGCCCGCCGCATGGATGACAGTATTCGTAAGGCCCTGGCCGGCCATAATGTAGACGAGGTGTAA
- the hscB gene encoding Fe-S protein assembly co-chaperone HscB, with product MASPSPSNHFALFDLPEGFELDKDELASRYRRLAAALHPDRFASGSERDRAQALAKTALLNDAFDTLRHATRRAEYLLSLNGLELADESRTLKDTAFLMQQMEWREALMDVEDADGIDTMRKTILAARAELHQEFAAQYGQQDFDTAADTVRKLKFVDKMLIEIERLEESLLDY from the coding sequence GTGGCGAGTCCTTCACCGTCTAACCACTTTGCGCTCTTTGATCTGCCCGAAGGGTTTGAACTGGACAAGGATGAGCTGGCCAGCCGCTATCGTCGGCTGGCAGCCGCCCTGCATCCTGACCGTTTTGCCTCCGGCTCTGAGCGCGACCGCGCTCAAGCCTTGGCCAAAACGGCATTGCTGAACGACGCCTTCGACACCCTGCGCCACGCTACCCGCCGCGCCGAATACCTGCTGAGTCTTAATGGCCTCGAACTGGCCGATGAAAGCCGTACCCTCAAGGACACGGCTTTTTTGATGCAGCAGATGGAATGGCGCGAAGCCCTGATGGACGTGGAAGATGCCGACGGCATCGACACCATGCGCAAAACCATCCTGGCGGCCCGGGCCGAGCTTCATCAGGAATTTGCCGCCCAATACGGGCAGCAGGATTTTGACACGGCCGCCGACACCGTTCGCAAGCTCAAGTTTGTGGACAAAATGCTGATCGAAATTGAGCGGCTGGAAGAATCCCTGCTCGACTACTGA
- the iscA gene encoding iron-sulfur cluster assembly protein IscA, with the protein MAITLTETAAKRVSTFLANRGKGVGVRLGVRTTGCSGLAYVLEFVDDTNTDDEIFEDHGVKVIVDQKSLVYLDGTELDFVKEGLNEGFQFNNPNTKGECGCGESFTV; encoded by the coding sequence ATGGCCATTACCTTGACCGAGACAGCCGCCAAACGGGTTTCGACCTTCCTGGCCAATCGCGGCAAGGGGGTGGGCGTGCGCCTGGGCGTGCGTACCACCGGCTGTAGTGGCCTGGCTTATGTGCTGGAGTTTGTAGACGATACCAATACCGACGACGAGATCTTCGAAGATCACGGCGTCAAGGTGATTGTCGACCAGAAGAGCCTGGTGTATCTCGACGGCACCGAGTTGGATTTCGTCAAGGAAGGCCTCAACGAAGGCTTCCAGTTCAACAATCCCAACACCAAAGGGGAGTGTGGCTGTGGCGAGTCCTTCACCGTCTAA
- the iscU gene encoding Fe-S cluster assembly scaffold IscU has protein sequence MAYSEKVIDHYENPRNVGSFDKNDPSIATGMVGAPACGDVMKLQLKINDDGIIEDAKFKTYGCGSAIASSSLVTEWVKGKSIAEAETLKNTSIAEELALPPVKIHCSILAEDAIKAAIADYKSKKGLA, from the coding sequence ATGGCATACAGTGAAAAGGTCATTGACCACTACGAAAACCCCCGCAACGTGGGCTCTTTCGACAAGAACGATCCCAGCATTGCTACCGGTATGGTCGGCGCTCCGGCTTGTGGCGACGTAATGAAGCTGCAGCTGAAGATCAACGACGACGGCATCATCGAAGACGCCAAATTCAAGACCTACGGTTGCGGCAGCGCCATTGCCTCCAGCTCCCTGGTAACAGAGTGGGTTAAGGGCAAGTCCATCGCCGAAGCCGAGACCTTGAAAAACACCTCCATCGCCGAAGAACTGGCGCTGCCCCCGGTGAAAATTCACTGCTCCATCCTCGCCGAAGACGCCATCAAGGCCGCCATCGCCGACTACAAGAGCAAGAAGGGGCTGGCATAA
- a CDS encoding IscS subfamily cysteine desulfurase, with product MKLPIYLDYAATTPVDPRVAEKMMQYLTMDGYFGNPASRSHRFGWQAEEAVEEARANIADLIGADPREIVFTSGATESDNLAIKGAAHFYQKKGKHIITSKIEHKAVLDTCRQLEREGFEVTYLVPNEDGLHPVEQIEGALRDDTVLVSLMHVNNELGVIQDVAAIGELCRSKGVIFHVDAAQSAGKIPVDLNELKIDLMSLSGHKMYGPKGIGALYVRRKPRIRIEAQTHGGGHERGMRSGTLATHQIVGMGEAARIAKAELAAEGERISALRNKLWEGVKDIEEVHLNGTLDRHVPGIINISFNFVEGESLMMALKDLAVSSGSACTSASLEPSYVLRAIGRNDELAHSSIRFSIGRFTTEEDVDYTISCVKDAIGRLREMSPLWEMYKDGVDLESVAWVAH from the coding sequence ATGAAGCTTCCAATCTATCTGGATTACGCGGCCACTACCCCGGTAGACCCCCGCGTTGCAGAAAAAATGATGCAATACCTGACGATGGACGGTTATTTCGGTAACCCCGCGTCTCGGTCCCACCGTTTCGGCTGGCAAGCCGAAGAGGCGGTAGAAGAGGCCCGTGCCAACATCGCCGACCTGATCGGTGCCGACCCCCGTGAAATCGTATTCACCTCCGGCGCCACCGAATCCGACAACCTGGCCATCAAAGGCGCAGCCCACTTCTACCAGAAAAAGGGCAAGCACATCATTACCTCCAAGATTGAGCACAAGGCCGTTCTGGATACTTGCCGTCAGCTCGAGCGCGAAGGCTTCGAGGTAACCTACCTGGTGCCCAACGAAGACGGCCTGCACCCGGTTGAGCAAATTGAAGGCGCTTTGCGCGATGACACCGTGCTGGTGTCTCTCATGCACGTGAACAACGAGCTGGGCGTCATTCAGGACGTGGCTGCTATCGGCGAGCTGTGCCGCAGCAAAGGCGTGATCTTCCACGTCGACGCCGCCCAGAGCGCTGGTAAGATCCCGGTTGATCTCAACGAACTTAAAATCGACCTGATGTCCCTTTCCGGCCACAAAATGTATGGCCCCAAAGGTATCGGTGCCCTATATGTGCGCCGCAAGCCCCGCATCCGCATCGAAGCCCAAACCCATGGTGGCGGCCACGAGCGCGGTATGCGCTCCGGCACCCTGGCGACCCACCAGATCGTGGGCATGGGCGAAGCCGCCCGCATTGCCAAGGCAGAGCTGGCCGCTGAAGGCGAGCGCATCAGCGCCCTTCGCAACAAGCTTTGGGAAGGGGTTAAAGATATCGAAGAAGTGCACCTCAACGGCACTTTGGACCGTCACGTGCCCGGCATCATCAACATCAGCTTCAACTTTGTTGAAGGCGAATCTCTGATGATGGCCCTTAAAGACCTGGCCGTGTCGTCTGGGTCTGCCTGTACTTCCGCGAGCCTTGAGCCGTCTTACGTGCTGCGCGCCATCGGCCGTAACGACGAACTGGCCCACAGCTCCATTCGCTTTTCCATCGGCCGCTTCACTACCGAAGAGGACGTCGACTACACCATCAGCTGTGTGAAAGACGCCATTGGCCGCCTGCGCGAAATGTCGCCGCTGTGGGAAATGTACAAAGACGGTGTCGACCTCGAATCGGTCGCCTGGGTCGCTCACTAA
- the iscR gene encoding Fe-S cluster assembly transcriptional regulator IscR → MRLTSKGRYAVTAMLDLALHADEGPVSLADISERQGISLSYLEQLFSRLRRQDLVSSVRGPGGGYRLGKELDQISVGQVILAVDESVDATKCQGKADCHGGSQCLTHSLWSNLSDQISHFLDGITLADLVARKEIRKVATRQESRHQKDSITVQCQL, encoded by the coding sequence ATGAGACTGACATCCAAAGGACGTTACGCCGTCACCGCCATGCTTGACTTGGCGCTGCACGCCGACGAAGGCCCTGTTTCGCTCGCCGATATTTCCGAGCGCCAGGGGATCTCGTTGTCCTATCTGGAGCAGCTTTTCTCTCGGCTGCGTCGCCAGGACCTGGTGTCCAGCGTACGTGGCCCCGGCGGTGGTTATCGCCTGGGCAAGGAACTTGACCAGATAAGCGTGGGCCAGGTGATCCTGGCCGTCGACGAGTCCGTCGATGCCACCAAGTGTCAAGGCAAGGCTGACTGCCATGGAGGTAGTCAGTGTTTGACCCACTCGTTGTGGTCAAACTTGAGCGATCAAATCAGCCATTTCTTAGATGGTATTACCCTGGCTGACCTGGTTGCCCGCAAGGAAATTCGTAAGGTGGCCACCCGTCAGGAAAGCCGCCATCAAAAAGACAGCATAACCGTGCAATGCCAATTGTGA
- the cysE gene encoding serine O-acetyltransferase yields MGIWQRIKEDIDSVFDRDPAARNAFEVFTSYPGLHAVWWHRIAHWLWQRNAKWLARAVSNTNRFLTGIEIHPGARIGRRFFIDHGMGVVIGETAEIGDDCTLYHGVTLGGTSWKAGKRHPTLGNGVVIGAGAKVLGPLMIGDNARIGSNAVVIKDVPAGATAIGIPGRIVAQQDFHTSEQRQMMAKKYGFDAYAVSQDNPDPVAKAIGALLDHVHVMDSKFSTMCKAINDLGGNVCEKELPQLDLEEFAGDEKEAADKRHKDLERFDPSI; encoded by the coding sequence ATGGGGATCTGGCAACGAATCAAAGAAGACATCGACAGCGTATTCGACCGCGACCCGGCGGCCCGCAACGCCTTTGAGGTCTTTACCAGCTACCCGGGCCTCCATGCTGTGTGGTGGCACCGCATTGCCCATTGGCTTTGGCAGCGCAACGCCAAATGGCTGGCAAGGGCAGTGTCCAACACCAATCGCTTTTTGACCGGTATCGAGATCCACCCCGGCGCCCGCATTGGCCGGCGTTTCTTTATCGACCACGGCATGGGCGTGGTGATTGGCGAAACAGCCGAGATTGGCGACGACTGCACCCTCTATCACGGGGTTACCCTCGGCGGCACTTCCTGGAAGGCCGGTAAGCGCCACCCCACCTTGGGTAACGGGGTGGTGATTGGCGCCGGTGCCAAGGTGCTGGGGCCGTTGATGATTGGCGACAACGCCCGCATCGGCTCCAACGCCGTGGTTATCAAGGACGTACCAGCCGGCGCTACCGCCATCGGTATTCCGGGCCGCATTGTGGCGCAGCAGGATTTTCACACCTCAGAGCAGCGCCAGATGATGGCCAAAAAATACGGTTTTGACGCTTACGCCGTCTCCCAGGACAACCCCGACCCGGTGGCCAAGGCCATCGGCGCGCTGCTCGACCATGTCCATGTCATGGACTCCAAATTCTCCACCATGTGCAAAGCCATCAACGATTTGGGCGGCAATGTGTGTGAGAAGGAACTGCCCCAACTGGATCTGGAAGAATTTGCCGGTGACGAGAAAGAAGCCGCCGACAAACGCCATAAGGATCTGGAGCGGTTCGACCCCAGTATTTAA
- the trmJ gene encoding tRNA (cytosine(32)/uridine(32)-2'-O)-methyltransferase TrmJ yields MLDKVRIVLVGTTHSGNIGSVARAMKTMGLSRLYLVDPQCEVDGQASALAAGATDVLRDVTIVPTLLDAIGGCALVAGTSARSRTLPWPMLSPRELGEKAQLEGQQGEVAFVFGRERSGLTNDELQQCHFHVCIDANPEYSSLNLAQAVQILCYEMRMAYLSAAPKADELDQTVYPPAEAMEGFYQHLEQALDHSGFLIKAHQGKVMEKLRCLFTRTRPDEHELNILRGILSSVLRLKRD; encoded by the coding sequence ATGTTAGACAAGGTCCGTATCGTACTGGTGGGTACCACCCATTCTGGCAACATTGGTTCCGTTGCCCGCGCCATGAAAACCATGGGTTTATCCCGTCTTTATCTGGTCGACCCCCAATGTGAGGTGGACGGTCAGGCATCGGCCCTGGCTGCTGGCGCTACCGATGTGCTGCGCGATGTCACCATCGTTCCTACCTTGCTTGATGCCATTGGTGGCTGCGCCCTGGTGGCTGGCACCAGTGCCCGCTCCCGCACCTTGCCCTGGCCCATGTTAAGCCCCCGCGAACTGGGTGAAAAAGCCCAACTCGAAGGCCAGCAAGGGGAGGTGGCGTTTGTTTTTGGCCGCGAGCGTAGCGGCCTGACCAACGACGAGCTGCAGCAGTGCCATTTTCATGTCTGCATCGATGCCAACCCCGAATACAGCTCGCTAAACCTAGCCCAGGCCGTGCAGATCCTTTGCTATGAAATGCGCATGGCCTATTTAAGCGCTGCCCCAAAGGCCGACGAGCTGGACCAAACGGTCTATCCCCCTGCCGAGGCAATGGAGGGCTTTTACCAGCACCTGGAACAGGCGCTTGATCACAGCGGTTTCCTTATCAAGGCTCACCAAGGCAAGGTGATGGAAAAGCTGCGCTGCCTCTTTACCCGTACCCGCCCCGACGAGCACGAGCTCAACATTCTGCGCGGTATCCTTTCTTCTGTTTTGCGCCTCAAGAGAGACTGA
- the suhB gene encoding inositol-1-monophosphatase — MHPMLNIAVRAARAAGTFVAKSFEQPEKIEAQVKGTNDWVTNIDKEAERLIIDTIKKSYPDHAFVGEEGGAQGESDYQWVIDPLDGTTNFLRGIPHFCVSIALRVKGKTEQAVVFDPIRGEIFTASRGMGAQLNGKRLRVSAVKELNGTILATGLPFKQRQHYNSYMALFTAIFEKAADVRRSGSAALDLSYLAAGRIDGFFELGLKPWDIAAGELIAREAGAIVTDFSGGHDYFKSGNIVAAPARMLPALLGTIKPLLTDAIAK; from the coding sequence ATGCATCCGATGCTGAATATCGCGGTACGCGCTGCGCGTGCTGCCGGCACCTTTGTCGCAAAGTCTTTCGAGCAACCTGAGAAGATTGAAGCTCAGGTAAAAGGTACCAATGACTGGGTAACCAACATAGACAAAGAGGCTGAGCGCCTCATCATTGATACCATCAAGAAGTCTTACCCTGACCACGCTTTTGTGGGCGAAGAAGGCGGTGCTCAAGGTGAAAGCGACTACCAGTGGGTGATCGATCCTCTGGATGGCACCACCAACTTCCTGCGCGGCATTCCGCATTTCTGCGTCTCTATCGCCCTGCGCGTCAAAGGCAAAACCGAACAAGCCGTGGTTTTTGACCCCATTCGTGGCGAGATCTTCACTGCCAGCCGCGGCATGGGCGCCCAGCTCAACGGCAAGCGCCTGCGGGTATCGGCCGTTAAAGAACTGAACGGAACCATCCTGGCCACCGGCCTGCCCTTCAAACAGCGTCAGCACTACAACAGCTACATGGCCCTGTTTACCGCCATCTTTGAAAAAGCTGCCGACGTGCGCCGCAGCGGCTCTGCCGCTCTGGACCTTAGCTACCTGGCCGCTGGCCGTATTGACGGTTTCTTCGAGCTGGGCCTCAAGCCCTGGGACATCGCCGCAGGCGAACTTATCGCCCGTGAAGCCGGCGCCATTGTTACCGATTTTTCCGGCGGCCACGACTACTTCAAGAGCGGTAACATTGTTGCTGCCCCGGCGCGGATGCTGCCGGCCCTGCTGGGCACCATCAAGCCGCTGCTGACCGACGCAATCGCCAAATAA
- a CDS encoding LTA synthase family protein has protein sequence MRSLSLRFILASLTLLTLSRLGLALWLWPRVEAAGGLWPVILGGWRIDLSLLALLCLIPLLLSCWLGHRRWPTVFAAWWYRLCFFALAFMEIATPQFILEYDTRPNRLFFEYLVSPHEVFAMLWEGYKGVLAVSFILLALVAWLAVKALPVKTDARALPWAGRIGGSVALFLLCFLAARGTLEHRPINPSLVAFSDDRLVNTLALDSFYSTAFAAYQLKNESFAGGAYGKMDQQEVIRRVRTLAGLSPNAQDPAMPSLHYQQASHAPAKPLNIVMIVEESLGAQFVGSLGGQDLTPNLDKLAGEGWWFKQAYATGTRSVRGLEALTTGFYPTPARAVLKLPRAQSGFFTLASLLKQYGYHSRFVYGGESHFDNMKNFFLGNGFDEIHDRAKFTNPTFVGSWGASDEDMFRELDNLLSQDRQPTLTVAFSVSNHSPYEYPKGRIQPQGDPASRANGARYADWAIGQFFAKAKTQAYWDNTVFLVVADHDSRVYGANAVPVPHFHIPALILGKGVAPRQDERIVSQVDMAPTLLSLAGISSANPMLGQDLTRHSPDRALMQYGDTFGYLKGDLLTVLRFNKAPEQYRYQGGQLLAQPQLSSKETKDALALALWPSIAYRQGYYAQVSQRQAEKLQLAAKP, from the coding sequence ATGCGTTCATTGTCGCTGCGTTTTATCCTTGCTTCCCTAACCCTGTTAACCCTTAGCCGCCTTGGCCTTGCCCTGTGGCTCTGGCCCCGCGTCGAGGCTGCCGGCGGCCTGTGGCCGGTTATCCTGGGAGGCTGGCGCATCGACCTTAGCCTGCTGGCGCTGCTTTGCCTCATCCCGCTGCTGCTATCTTGCTGGCTTGGCCATCGCCGCTGGCCCACTGTCTTTGCCGCCTGGTGGTATCGGTTGTGCTTTTTTGCACTGGCCTTTATGGAGATAGCCACGCCGCAGTTCATCCTCGAATACGATACCCGTCCCAACCGCTTGTTCTTTGAATACCTGGTCAGCCCCCATGAAGTCTTTGCCATGCTCTGGGAAGGTTACAAAGGAGTATTGGCCGTCAGTTTTATCCTGCTGGCACTGGTGGCCTGGCTGGCCGTGAAAGCCTTGCCGGTTAAAACCGACGCTAGGGCTTTGCCATGGGCAGGGCGCATCGGCGGTTCGGTGGCACTGTTTCTGCTTTGCTTTTTAGCGGCGCGCGGCACGCTGGAACACAGGCCCATCAACCCCTCGCTGGTGGCCTTCAGTGATGACAGACTGGTCAATACCCTGGCGCTAGATTCCTTCTACAGCACCGCTTTTGCCGCTTATCAGCTTAAAAACGAGAGCTTTGCCGGCGGCGCCTACGGCAAGATGGACCAGCAAGAAGTGATTCGACGAGTCCGCACCCTGGCAGGGCTAAGCCCCAATGCCCAAGACCCGGCCATGCCGAGCCTGCATTATCAGCAGGCCAGCCATGCTCCGGCCAAGCCGCTTAATATCGTGATGATTGTCGAGGAATCCCTGGGCGCCCAATTTGTGGGTAGCCTCGGCGGGCAAGACTTGACCCCCAATCTCGACAAACTGGCGGGCGAAGGCTGGTGGTTCAAGCAGGCTTATGCCACCGGCACCCGCTCAGTGCGGGGCCTTGAGGCGCTCACCACCGGCTTTTATCCCACACCGGCGCGAGCGGTATTAAAGCTGCCCAGAGCCCAGAGCGGCTTCTTCACCCTGGCGAGCCTTTTAAAGCAGTACGGGTATCACAGCCGCTTTGTCTATGGCGGTGAATCCCATTTTGACAACATGAAGAACTTCTTCCTGGGGAACGGCTTTGACGAAATCCATGACCGGGCCAAGTTCACCAACCCCACTTTTGTCGGCTCCTGGGGCGCCAGCGACGAAGACATGTTCCGCGAGTTGGATAACCTGCTGAGCCAAGACCGTCAGCCGACCCTGACCGTGGCCTTTTCGGTGTCCAACCACAGCCCTTATGAATATCCCAAAGGCCGCATCCAGCCCCAGGGCGACCCGGCCAGCCGCGCCAACGGCGCCCGCTATGCCGATTGGGCCATCGGCCAATTCTTTGCCAAAGCCAAGACCCAGGCTTATTGGGACAACACCGTCTTTTTGGTGGTGGCCGACCACGACTCGCGGGTGTATGGCGCCAATGCTGTGCCGGTGCCGCACTTTCATATCCCAGCGCTAATCCTCGGTAAGGGCGTTGCGCCCCGCCAGGATGAGCGCATCGTCAGCCAGGTCGACATGGCCCCTACCCTGCTGTCTTTGGCGGGGATCAGCAGCGCCAACCCCATGCTGGGGCAAGATCTCACCCGCCACAGCCCCGATCGCGCCTTGATGCAGTACGGCGACACCTTTGGATATTTGAAGGGAGACTTGCTGACAGTACTGCGCTTTAACAAAGCGCCGGAGCAATACCGCTATCAGGGCGGTCAGCTGCTTGCCCAGCCCCAGCTATCTTCAAAAGAGACTAAAGACGCCCTGGCTCTTGCCCTTTGGCCCAGCATTGCCTACCGCCAGGGTTATTACGCCCAAGTCTCGCAACGTCAGGCCGAAAAACTGCAACTGGCAGCCAAGCCCTGA